A DNA window from Parabacteroides johnsonii DSM 18315 contains the following coding sequences:
- a CDS encoding glycoside hydrolase family 95 protein gives MNKIKIFFLTLIAIPLIAQEEPKTLWFEQPANQWVEALPIGNGQIGAMIFGGVEEELIQLNEGTLWSGSPLKKNVNPEAYKFLAPVREALAKEDYQQATKLCKKMQGFFTENFLPLGDLKIKQDFGHKARVVDYKRILQLDKAIASIEFVVDEVHYTRKMFTSAPDSVMVIQFTADKLRKLTLDIHLTSLLKHHVTANGKDLFVLSGQAPACVDPIYYERPGREPIVQVDKDGLQGMRFQTVLKAIPDGGTIVSDEKGIHVKDANSLTLLLSAATSFNGFNKHPDSEGKDEKVISCHRIDRIDKVDFAVLKKRHITDFKSYFDRVSLHLTDTLNSTINKKLPTDFRLKLYSYGNYDPQLEELYFQYGRYLLISASRPGGSAINLQGLWSNEVRPPWASNYTININTEMNYWLAESTNLSEMHQSLLNFIKNLSITGEDTAKEYYHARGWMAHHNSDIWALSNSVGNCGDGNPSWASWYMGGNWLSLHLWEHYCYTGDKEFLKNEAYPIMKGAALFCFDWLLEKNGYLITSPSTSPENNFFVDNNVYAVSEAATMDMAIIHDLFTNVIEASEILGIDKKFRSEVIKKKERLFPYQIGSFGQLQEWSKDYKETDMNHRHLSHLFGVYPGRQISPLITPELAKAVSRTLELRGDKGTGWSKAWKICLIARLLDGNHAYKMIREMLQYSTYANLFNSCPPFQIDGNFGATAGFVEMLLQSQLKEIHLLPALPDNWPSGCISGLKSRGNFEVAIAWKNHQLKQAEIKSNLGNKCVLRTSVPVRVKGTVSTQVQDGNYYINMFDTQKGSTYLVEVDL, from the coding sequence ATGAATAAGATAAAGATATTTTTTTTGACATTGATCGCTATTCCACTGATTGCCCAAGAAGAACCAAAAACTCTTTGGTTTGAACAGCCTGCCAATCAGTGGGTAGAAGCATTACCAATAGGAAATGGGCAAATAGGGGCGATGATATTTGGTGGTGTTGAAGAGGAGCTGATACAGTTGAATGAGGGAACGCTTTGGTCAGGAAGTCCCCTCAAAAAAAATGTGAATCCGGAAGCCTATAAGTTCCTTGCTCCTGTTAGAGAGGCGTTGGCTAAAGAAGATTATCAACAGGCAACGAAACTTTGTAAAAAGATGCAAGGATTTTTTACGGAAAACTTCCTGCCTCTTGGAGACCTTAAAATTAAGCAAGATTTTGGTCATAAGGCAAGAGTGGTTGACTATAAAAGAATTTTGCAATTGGATAAAGCCATTGCTTCAATAGAGTTTGTGGTAGATGAGGTACATTATACTCGGAAAATGTTTACTTCTGCACCTGATAGTGTTATGGTAATTCAATTTACAGCGGATAAGCTTAGGAAACTTACGTTGGATATTCATTTGACTTCTCTTTTAAAACATCATGTGACAGCAAATGGAAAAGATTTGTTTGTTTTATCAGGACAAGCTCCTGCTTGTGTAGATCCGATTTATTATGAAAGGCCGGGAAGAGAGCCTATAGTGCAAGTTGATAAAGATGGATTACAAGGTATGCGTTTTCAGACAGTGTTGAAAGCAATTCCTGATGGAGGAACTATTGTTTCTGATGAAAAAGGTATTCATGTTAAGGATGCAAATTCATTAACATTATTACTTTCTGCTGCTACCAGTTTTAATGGGTTCAATAAACATCCAGACTCAGAAGGAAAAGATGAGAAGGTTATTTCCTGTCATAGAATAGACCGTATAGACAAAGTAGATTTTGCTGTATTAAAAAAACGACATATCACAGATTTTAAGTCATATTTTGATCGTGTTTCGTTGCATTTGACAGATACTTTAAATAGTACTATCAATAAAAAACTTCCAACAGATTTTCGGTTGAAATTATATTCATACGGAAATTATGATCCTCAATTAGAAGAGCTCTATTTTCAATATGGGCGTTATTTGTTGATTTCTGCTTCACGTCCGGGTGGTTCTGCTATCAATTTGCAAGGATTATGGAGTAATGAAGTACGTCCGCCTTGGGCTTCCAATTATACGATCAATATCAATACAGAAATGAATTATTGGCTGGCAGAAAGTACTAATTTATCGGAAATGCATCAATCTTTGTTGAATTTTATTAAAAATCTTTCCATCACAGGTGAGGATACAGCGAAAGAGTATTATCATGCAAGAGGTTGGATGGCTCATCACAATTCAGATATTTGGGCATTGAGTAATTCGGTGGGGAATTGCGGTGATGGAAATCCATCGTGGGCAAGTTGGTATATGGGGGGAAATTGGCTTTCTCTCCATTTGTGGGAACATTATTGTTATACAGGGGATAAAGAGTTTTTGAAAAACGAAGCATATCCTATTATGAAAGGAGCTGCTTTGTTTTGTTTTGATTGGTTGTTAGAGAAAAATGGCTATTTAATTACTTCTCCTTCAACTTCTCCTGAAAACAATTTTTTCGTAGATAATAATGTTTATGCTGTATCGGAAGCTGCTACAATGGATATGGCTATTATTCATGATCTATTTACAAATGTAATTGAGGCATCAGAAATACTGGGTATAGATAAAAAATTTCGATCGGAAGTCATCAAAAAGAAAGAACGATTATTCCCTTATCAGATAGGTTCATTTGGTCAATTGCAAGAATGGAGTAAAGATTACAAAGAAACGGACATGAACCACAGGCATCTATCGCATCTGTTTGGTGTATATCCTGGACGACAAATATCTCCTTTGATAACGCCGGAATTGGCAAAAGCCGTGAGTCGTACATTGGAATTGCGGGGTGATAAAGGGACGGGTTGGAGTAAAGCATGGAAGATTTGTTTAATCGCGCGTCTGTTAGATGGGAATCATGCGTATAAAATGATTCGTGAAATGTTGCAGTATAGTACTTATGCAAATCTGTTTAATTCGTGCCCCCCTTTTCAGATAGATGGAAATTTTGGAGCGACAGCTGGTTTTGTAGAAATGTTACTTCAAAGTCAATTAAAAGAAATTCATCTATTACCAGCTTTACCAGATAATTGGCCTTCAGGTTGTATTTCAGGATTGAAGTCTCGTGGAAATTTTGAAGTGGCGATAGCTTGGAAAAATCATCAATTGAAACAGGCTGAGATAAAATCAAATCTTGGAAATAAATGTGTCTTGCGGACTTCTGTGCCTGTGCGAGTAAAAGGTACTGTATCTACTCAAGTGCAAGATGGCAATTATTATATAAATATGTTTGATACGCAAAAAGGAAGTACTTATTTAGTAGAAGTTGATTTGTGA
- a CDS encoding RNA polymerase sigma-70 factor — protein sequence MLYLKGDFEKLYKLYYPKMFAFAKNYVPANEDAENIVQDVFLILWERKEEIEISFTLTTYLFTLVKNRCLNFLRHKLIEEEYNSQMKEELGFKLYALETFNYSYQSEEELQEVIRRALDTLPERCREVFIKSRIEGLKYKEISDELGISVNTVENQMVTALKKLRVALKDYLPLLLFLVN from the coding sequence ATGTTATACCTTAAAGGGGATTTTGAGAAACTATATAAGCTGTATTATCCGAAGATGTTCGCTTTTGCCAAAAACTACGTTCCGGCAAACGAAGATGCAGAGAATATTGTGCAAGATGTGTTTCTCATACTTTGGGAAAGAAAGGAAGAAATTGAGATCTCTTTTACACTTACAACTTATTTGTTTACGTTGGTAAAAAACCGTTGCCTGAACTTCCTGCGTCACAAGCTGATCGAAGAAGAGTATAACAGCCAGATGAAAGAGGAGCTGGGATTTAAACTGTATGCTTTGGAAACGTTCAACTATTCCTATCAGTCGGAAGAGGAGTTGCAAGAGGTTATCCGGCGTGCTCTTGACACGTTGCCGGAACGTTGCCGCGAAGTCTTTATCAAAAGCCGTATTGAAGGACTCAAATACAAGGAAATATCGGACGAATTAGGAATCTCCGTGAATACGGTAGAGAACCAAATGGTGACAGCTCTCAAAAAATTGCGTGTGGCATTGAAAGACTATTTGCCGCTGTTGTTGTTCCTGGTTAATTAA
- a CDS encoding RagB/SusD family nutrient uptake outer membrane protein, giving the protein MKTINKYLCAIAFLLGLVSCDSFLTTPPLDQISEDQWWNDKSQTEMMVKGAYDYIYDTEEVAYRDCFSDNGMRRSSAQTEIGNGTYTTQNSAVKDEWKYASIAKLNYILEGLEKARDKITEAEYLRFSAEVRFIRAFVYYDMIFYFGDVPLITKTLTVAESRETSRQPRQEVLDFVLSELEDFVLPNINALEIKESGRVNEQTVNAYLSRIYLYEKDYGKVLEYTDKVIKSGDYELYADYDELFRPQSDGNNKEVIFERQYSSPLVVHDLNRNLSYVSGVYSGWSNVLALNELVEEYECLNGHSVSECESLDCEYVQKRKDAETDTHRGEFDFRDPRLNTTITWPYKEWIVDGNVRCRYGVDDPNSGDYVQKETHMTGYMCEKWIDLRGEYADRTLADKNMTILRYGDILLMRAEALIELNQNLAEAVSLINQIRRRVGMPEIEMASQSVLREKLRHERRVETAFEGLRYFDIIRWRIADKVKKGKVYGARMKAVNENMDHKYVEERFWEDKMYLFPVPQEAMDNNGNLVQNPDW; this is encoded by the coding sequence ATGAAAACAATAAATAAATATTTGTGCGCGATAGCCTTTTTATTGGGATTAGTTTCATGTGACAGTTTTTTGACGACACCTCCGTTGGATCAAATTTCGGAAGATCAGTGGTGGAATGATAAAAGCCAGACGGAGATGATGGTTAAAGGTGCTTATGATTATATTTATGATACGGAAGAAGTTGCCTATCGAGATTGTTTCAGCGATAATGGAATGCGTAGAAGTTCCGCCCAGACAGAAATAGGCAATGGTACTTATACAACTCAAAATAGCGCAGTGAAAGACGAGTGGAAATATGCTTCCATTGCCAAGTTGAATTATATATTGGAGGGCTTGGAAAAGGCTAGAGATAAAATTACGGAAGCAGAATATTTAAGGTTTAGTGCAGAGGTTCGTTTTATTCGGGCTTTTGTCTATTATGATATGATATTCTATTTTGGAGATGTTCCATTGATCACTAAAACATTGACTGTTGCGGAATCACGTGAAACTTCTCGCCAACCTCGCCAAGAGGTGTTGGATTTTGTCTTGAGCGAATTGGAAGATTTTGTTTTGCCTAATATCAATGCGCTCGAAATTAAAGAAAGTGGTCGGGTGAACGAGCAGACTGTCAATGCCTACCTTTCTCGTATTTATTTGTATGAAAAGGACTACGGGAAGGTTTTGGAATATACAGATAAGGTTATCAAGTCTGGTGATTACGAATTATATGCCGATTATGATGAATTGTTCCGCCCACAGTCGGATGGAAACAACAAGGAGGTTATCTTTGAACGTCAATATAGTTCGCCGTTAGTCGTTCATGATTTAAACAGGAATTTGTCGTATGTTTCCGGTGTTTATTCCGGTTGGTCTAATGTTCTTGCTTTAAATGAATTGGTTGAAGAGTATGAATGTTTGAATGGACATTCGGTCTCTGAATGTGAATCTTTAGATTGTGAATATGTTCAAAAAAGAAAAGATGCTGAAACAGACACTCATCGAGGTGAATTCGATTTTCGAGATCCTCGTTTGAATACTACTATCACTTGGCCGTATAAAGAGTGGATTGTAGATGGAAATGTTCGTTGTCGGTATGGAGTAGATGATCCTAACAGTGGTGATTATGTACAGAAAGAGACGCATATGACAGGCTATATGTGTGAAAAGTGGATTGATTTACGAGGAGAGTATGCTGATCGTACATTGGCAGATAAAAATATGACAATTTTGCGTTATGGAGATATCCTTTTGATGCGTGCGGAAGCTCTAATTGAATTGAATCAAAATTTGGCCGAAGCAGTTTCTTTGATCAATCAGATTCGTCGGAGAGTAGGAATGCCGGAGATAGAAATGGCATCCCAGTCAGTGTTGAGAGAAAAATTGCGTCATGAAAGACGAGTTGAAACTGCTTTTGAGGGATTGCGCTACTTCGATATCATTCGTTGGCGTATTGCTGATAAGGTGAAAAAAGGAAAAGTTTATGGTGCCCGTATGAAAGCGGTTAATGAAAATATGGATCATAAATATGTGGAAGAACGTTTTTGGGAAGATAAAATGTATCTGTTCCCGGTTCCGCAAGAGGCTATGGATAATAATGGTAATTTAGTTCAGAACCCAGATTGGTAA
- a CDS encoding TonB-dependent receptor, which translates to MRLSTLGLFACAFATYAADMDAQTAKVNITNSRMTIGAFIEQVEKETGYMFVYNKREVDANRTVSLEAGSSSVADCLNRVFEGSGITYVFDDDYIVLTKRGGKQILSIAQQTGKNITGVIVDETGLPIIGANVVEKGTTNGTVTDMDGKFSINASSDNAILVVSYIGYVDQQFAVKSQKKWNIVLKEDLQSLDEVVVVGYGTQRKGNIATAVTTVKAETLQNRPVQTVGEALQGQVPGLMVTGKGAPGEAPSLQLRGSSVLNTDNSTAPLVLVDGVPADFNFLNPEDIESINVLKDAASAAIYGSRAANGVLLITTKRGKEGKPTFRYNGSVGVNTPMHMPKTVSSAQYARIMNEAVGNMNQDPIYTAEQIAGYEKGGDPNRYPNTDWLDLAIQNSVTTRHGIEASGGTEKVKYLVSAGVDHQTGIFPMTQQNVFNVRSSTDIQISKKFDVSFDIRYQLRDMEGLNNQQDIYKQVIGADPTMVAYYTDGTYGYNAGFFTNPLVALYEGGQKFTNRHEASGLFKLNYEIIEGLTFTGIANVKYVFKGEESQSRKLVYKNYFTQEIIEKGQNSFSDRRDQNNYYNLQALLSYKKSFGVHNLDILAGYQQESESSDWLKGSRSGYPTDLIWELNPGPKDNWSNDGNGEHWALASFIGRINYDYDNKYILSLSMRSDASSRFAKGSRWSSFPSIAVAWRISQESFMEETKDYLDDLKIRASWGQTGNANGLGLYPSYTLVSTGGLILNNSYQQMAQLKTIGNQALSWERSEMFNVGVDAKLLNSRLNFTGEYYVKNTKDILLAVPVPLEYGFGKPNMNIGQVRNKGWELSLGWNDRINDFGYSISANLSDNRNEVVDLGDTGPWKSSTTYTEVGLPFNSIYGYESMGLFQSDEEVAEAPFQNSKTGAGDIRYKNQNGDDKIDANDRVVLGDPNPHFLYGLNLSFDYKNFDLGIFFQGIGQQDRIVKDNFIRPLYDATFFEHQLDYWSPQNTNAKYPRILNKDDANHNYENSDFWMINAGYLRMKNLTLGYTIPRNVLSSTGFSRVRVYFTANNLFTISDFVPGMDPEASSAWAYPFARTYSFGLNVQF; encoded by the coding sequence ATGAGATTATCAACATTGGGATTGTTCGCCTGTGCCTTTGCTACCTATGCGGCAGACATGGATGCACAGACGGCAAAAGTAAATATCACGAATTCCCGTATGACAATCGGAGCCTTTATCGAACAGGTCGAAAAAGAAACGGGATATATGTTCGTGTACAATAAGCGAGAAGTGGATGCGAACAGAACGGTTTCGCTTGAAGCCGGGAGCAGTTCCGTTGCTGATTGCTTGAACCGTGTTTTTGAGGGTTCTGGCATCACGTATGTTTTTGATGATGATTATATTGTCTTGACAAAGCGAGGAGGAAAGCAGATATTATCTATTGCTCAGCAGACAGGGAAAAACATCACTGGAGTAATCGTAGATGAGACGGGTTTGCCGATTATTGGTGCGAATGTCGTAGAAAAAGGAACGACCAATGGAACAGTGACGGATATGGATGGAAAGTTCTCGATCAATGCCTCCTCGGATAATGCCATTTTGGTCGTGTCATACATCGGTTATGTAGATCAGCAATTTGCAGTGAAAAGCCAGAAAAAATGGAATATTGTTTTAAAAGAAGATTTGCAGAGTTTAGATGAAGTCGTAGTGGTCGGTTATGGAACACAGCGCAAGGGTAACATTGCAACGGCTGTTACGACAGTTAAGGCAGAAACGTTACAAAACCGTCCGGTTCAGACTGTTGGAGAAGCTTTGCAAGGGCAGGTTCCAGGCTTGATGGTGACAGGTAAAGGAGCGCCAGGAGAAGCTCCTTCTCTTCAATTACGTGGTTCTTCGGTTTTGAATACTGATAATTCTACAGCCCCGTTAGTATTGGTAGACGGCGTTCCGGCCGATTTCAACTTCCTGAATCCTGAAGATATTGAAAGTATTAATGTGTTGAAAGATGCAGCTTCGGCTGCTATCTATGGGTCACGTGCTGCCAATGGTGTTTTGTTGATTACAACAAAACGAGGTAAGGAAGGAAAACCAACATTCCGTTATAACGGTTCTGTGGGGGTGAACACGCCGATGCATATGCCTAAAACAGTCAGCTCTGCACAATATGCCCGTATTATGAATGAGGCTGTGGGTAATATGAATCAAGATCCGATTTATACGGCTGAACAGATTGCCGGTTATGAAAAAGGAGGGGATCCGAACCGTTATCCTAATACAGATTGGTTGGACTTGGCCATCCAGAACAGTGTGACGACCCGTCATGGTATTGAGGCTTCTGGTGGAACGGAAAAGGTGAAGTATTTGGTGAGTGCAGGGGTGGATCATCAAACCGGTATTTTCCCGATGACGCAACAGAATGTATTCAATGTCCGTTCAAGTACGGATATCCAGATTAGCAAGAAATTTGATGTCTCTTTTGATATTCGTTATCAGTTACGGGATATGGAAGGATTGAATAATCAGCAAGATATTTATAAGCAGGTTATCGGAGCCGATCCGACGATGGTAGCTTATTATACAGATGGAACTTACGGTTACAATGCCGGCTTTTTTACCAACCCGTTGGTTGCTCTTTATGAAGGTGGACAGAAGTTTACAAATCGGCACGAAGCATCCGGACTTTTCAAGTTGAACTATGAAATTATCGAAGGACTGACGTTTACGGGTATTGCCAATGTGAAGTATGTTTTTAAAGGAGAAGAATCTCAGTCCCGTAAATTGGTGTATAAAAACTATTTTACACAAGAAATCATTGAAAAAGGCCAAAACAGCTTCTCTGACCGTAGAGATCAGAATAACTACTACAACTTGCAGGCTTTGTTGAGCTATAAAAAGAGTTTCGGTGTCCACAATTTGGATATCTTAGCCGGCTATCAGCAGGAGAGCGAAAGCAGCGACTGGCTGAAAGGATCTCGTTCCGGTTATCCTACAGATTTGATCTGGGAGCTGAACCCGGGTCCGAAAGACAATTGGAGTAATGATGGTAACGGTGAGCATTGGGCATTGGCCTCTTTCATCGGTCGTATCAACTATGACTATGACAATAAATATATTTTGTCGTTGAGTATGCGTTCGGATGCCTCTTCTCGTTTTGCAAAAGGCAGCCGTTGGTCTTCATTTCCTTCTATTGCTGTAGCGTGGAGAATTTCTCAGGAGTCTTTTATGGAAGAGACAAAGGATTATTTGGATGATTTGAAGATCCGTGCTTCTTGGGGACAAACGGGAAATGCAAATGGTTTGGGCTTATATCCGAGCTATACGTTGGTTTCTACGGGTGGTTTGATTTTAAATAATAGTTACCAACAAATGGCTCAATTGAAAACAATCGGAAATCAGGCTTTGAGTTGGGAACGTTCGGAAATGTTCAATGTCGGTGTGGATGCTAAATTGTTGAATAGTCGTTTGAATTTTACAGGTGAATATTACGTCAAAAATACGAAAGACATCTTGTTGGCTGTTCCCGTTCCGTTGGAATATGGCTTCGGTAAGCCGAATATGAATATCGGACAGGTTCGCAATAAAGGTTGGGAATTGTCTTTGGGATGGAATGACCGGATTAATGACTTCGGGTATAGTATCTCTGCCAACTTGTCGGATAACCGGAATGAAGTGGTTGACTTGGGTGATACCGGACCTTGGAAAAGTTCTACGACATATACGGAAGTAGGTTTGCCGTTCAATTCGATCTATGGATATGAATCAATGGGATTATTTCAATCTGATGAAGAAGTGGCAGAAGCCCCATTCCAAAATTCAAAAACGGGAGCTGGTGATATCCGCTACAAAAACCAGAATGGTGATGACAAAATTGACGCGAACGACCGTGTCGTTTTAGGTGATCCGAATCCGCATTTTCTGTATGGTTTGAACCTTTCGTTTGATTATAAGAACTTTGATTTGGGAATATTTTTCCAGGGAATAGGGCAGCAAGACCGGATTGTGAAAGATAATTTTATAAGACCGTTATATGACGCGACTTTTTTTGAACATCAGTTGGATTATTGGAGTCCGCAGAATACGAATGCCAAGTATCCACGTATCTTGAATAAAGATGATGCCAATCATAATTATGAGAACTCTGATTTTTGGATGATCAACGCAGGCTATTTGCGTATGAAAAATTTGACATTGGGATATACTATCCCTCGTAATGTGTTGTCTTCGACAGGCTTTAGTCGCGTGCGTGTTTATTTTACGGCAAACAACCTGTTTACGATCTCTGATTTTGTGCCAGGTATGGATCCGGAAGCTTCGAGCGCGTGGGCTTATCCGTTTGCCCGTACTTATTCATTTGGTTTGAATGTTCAATTTTAA
- a CDS encoding RluA family pseudouridine synthase, producing the protein MARRSEYRGTDRSKAPRGRKVTVKEENTLLPFLFGLLNEQSKSSVKALLAHGQISVNGTVTSQFNTPLIPGDEVLISYERGKVEFNNPLLTIVWEDDDLIVVNKKEGLLSVSSTRVKERTAFHLLSGYVKKTDPRNKIFVLHRLDRDTSGLMMFAKNLQVQKALQSNWNSAITARTYVAVVEGRPEKDSDLIISNLTENTKMQVYVTTEGDGKEAITRYRLLHSNGAYSLLELDLETGRKNQIRAQMQSIGHSIAGDYKYGAETDPTGRLMLHARRLDFIHPVTGEEMHFETRIPDKFTSLAHKQK; encoded by the coding sequence ATGGCAAGACGCTCAGAATACAGAGGCACAGATAGATCCAAGGCCCCTCGAGGACGTAAAGTTACAGTGAAAGAGGAGAATACGTTACTTCCTTTCCTGTTCGGTCTTTTAAACGAACAAAGTAAAAGTTCAGTCAAGGCACTACTCGCCCACGGACAGATTTCAGTCAATGGTACGGTAACCTCCCAGTTCAACACGCCGCTCATACCGGGCGACGAAGTGTTAATCAGTTACGAACGAGGAAAAGTCGAGTTCAACAACCCGCTGCTCACGATTGTTTGGGAAGATGACGACTTGATAGTCGTAAACAAGAAAGAAGGCTTGCTTTCGGTTTCCAGCACGCGTGTAAAGGAACGGACCGCTTTTCATCTACTTAGCGGGTACGTCAAGAAGACGGACCCACGCAACAAGATATTCGTGCTCCATCGCCTGGACCGCGACACTTCGGGGTTGATGATGTTCGCCAAGAACCTGCAAGTGCAAAAAGCATTGCAATCGAACTGGAACTCTGCCATCACGGCACGCACATACGTCGCCGTAGTGGAAGGACGTCCGGAAAAGGATTCCGATCTGATCATTTCCAACCTGACCGAAAACACCAAGATGCAAGTGTATGTGACAACTGAAGGAGACGGAAAAGAGGCGATCACACGCTATCGCCTGCTACACAGTAACGGGGCCTATTCGCTGTTGGAACTCGACCTGGAGACAGGCCGCAAGAACCAGATACGCGCACAGATGCAATCGATCGGGCACTCCATCGCAGGCGATTACAAGTACGGTGCGGAGACAGATCCAACCGGACGCCTGATGCTTCACGCCCGACGACTCGATTTCATTCATCCGGTAACGGGCGAAGAAATGCATTTCGAGACACGCATTCCTGATAAATTCACTTCTTTAGCTCATAAACAAAAATAA
- a CDS encoding FecR domain-containing protein yields MTKGSMYDLLSKYLAGEISVEEKRILFQQLKENEELRKEAAGIQNLSALVSLANEEGTVLDRQYRSFIGMRKKRALLFSLRKVAGYAAIVLFSVLSTYLLMNYAGDKEEEFVRYQEFSTPAGQRAKVLLADGTEVWLNANTTLRYPERFDPKRREVELHGEAFFEVEKAAGNPFVVKTNKMDIQVTGTKFNVNAYDTEEYFVASLVEGAVSVSCVHNRNSSYALQPRQQIVVSDHSSKVSSFENTDFMAWKEGVFIFDDMLLTDIIKKLELYYDVSIIVKNTKLGNFRYTGKFRQRDGVESVLRKLQIVYPFKYTKDDDRNFIVLQ; encoded by the coding sequence ATGACAAAAGGAAGTATGTACGATCTGTTATCAAAATATTTGGCAGGAGAGATTTCTGTGGAAGAAAAACGAATACTATTCCAGCAGTTGAAAGAAAATGAAGAGCTCAGGAAAGAGGCGGCCGGGATACAAAATCTATCCGCGCTTGTTTCTTTGGCGAATGAAGAGGGAACAGTTTTGGATAGGCAATATCGCTCGTTTATCGGCATGCGCAAGAAACGTGCGTTGCTATTCAGTTTGCGTAAAGTAGCGGGTTATGCCGCGATCGTGCTCTTTTCCGTCTTGTCGACTTATCTGCTGATGAATTATGCAGGAGACAAAGAGGAAGAGTTTGTCCGTTATCAGGAGTTTTCGACTCCGGCCGGGCAGCGTGCCAAAGTCTTGCTTGCTGACGGCACTGAAGTCTGGTTGAACGCCAACACCACCTTGCGCTATCCCGAACGTTTCGACCCGAAGAGGCGGGAAGTCGAACTGCATGGCGAAGCCTTTTTCGAAGTGGAAAAAGCAGCGGGGAATCCTTTCGTGGTCAAAACAAACAAAATGGATATTCAGGTTACCGGAACGAAGTTCAATGTGAATGCTTACGATACGGAAGAATATTTCGTCGCTTCACTGGTTGAAGGGGCTGTCTCTGTTTCCTGTGTGCATAACAGGAATAGCAGCTATGCTTTGCAACCTCGGCAGCAGATCGTAGTCTCGGACCATTCTTCCAAAGTCTCTTCATTCGAGAATACGGATTTTATGGCATGGAAGGAGGGTGTCTTTATCTTTGACGATATGTTGCTGACAGATATCATTAAGAAGTTGGAACTCTATTATGATGTGTCTATCATTGTGAAAAACACGAAGCTCGGAAACTTCCGCTATACCGGTAAATTCAGACAACGGGATGGAGTGGAAAGCGTCTTGCGGAAACTCCAGATTGTATATCCGTTCAAGTATACGAAAGATGACGATAGGAATTTTATTGTATTGCAATAA